The Acidobacteriota bacterium genome segment TCCGCCGCCAATTTCGAGCAGCGCGTCGCTGGGGCCGATGGCGGCGGCCACACGGCGCAGCCATTGCGGCTGATAGAGGAAGTTCTGGCCTCGGGGAGCCTTCATAGGTTTCCGGTACAATACTACTTGGAGGAGATTGCCATGGCCGCGAATGTCGCCACGTTTACCGATGCCAACTTTGAGACGGAAGTGCTGAAATCCGACATGCCGGTGCTGGTGGATTTCTGGGCAACGTGGTGCGGGCCGTGCCGCCAGTTGGCGCCGCACGTGGAGGCGGTCGCCGGGGAGCTGGCCGGCAAGCTCAAGGTGGGCAAGCTGGACGTGGATCAGAACGTCCGCACCGCGGGCGCCTATCAGGTGCAGGGGATTCCGACGCTGCTGCTGTTCCGCAACGGCAAGGTCGAGGAACAGATTGTGGGCTACGTCAGCAAAGACGTACTGCGGCGCACGCTCGACCGGCACTTGCAGCCCGCGCCGGTTCACTAAGACAAATGGAAACCTGCGCAGTGGTGGTCGTCGGCGCCCAATGGGGCGACGAAGGCAAAGGCA includes the following:
- the trxA gene encoding thioredoxin; protein product: MAMAANVATFTDANFETEVLKSDMPVLVDFWATWCGPCRQLAPHVEAVAGELAGKLKVGKLDVDQNVRTAGAYQVQGIPTLLLFRNGKVEEQIVGYVSKDVLRRTLDRHLQPAPVH